In Aricia agestis chromosome 16, ilAriAges1.1, whole genome shotgun sequence, one genomic interval encodes:
- the LOC121734989 gene encoding transcription factor VBP-like, which translates to MSLWTPYLEEPMDLTKQMPKRIKLSNWPLHEESSNPEDFLRIPAYSPTLDATQERIPAFSPIRESTQERLPVYSCIGDTTQERVPLYSPHKDTQERLYSPLRDTSSPTSVSSDHVTEDPEYQAFERDALRAMAQSGRIVQNNPRMRRDIQSSQTDDQYRQQRQRNNMAAKMSRDRRKMREVKLGIQVAYLTRKLVELQNRLAEQMYDQPYLTGPSYSVYKN; encoded by the coding sequence ATGAGTTTGTGGACGCCATATTTGGAGGAGCCGATGGATTTGACGAAGCAGATGCCGAAAAGGATTAAACTGAGCAACTGGCCTCTACACGAGGAGAGCTCCAACCCTGAAGACTTCCTTAGGATACCAGCATACTCCCCAACACTTGACGCAACCCAGGAACGTATACCAGCTTTCTCTCCTATTCGGGAATCTACACAAGAACGCCTACCGGTCTATTCTTGTATTGGCGACACTACCCAGGAACGAGTACCACTATACTCCCCACACAAGGACACCCAGGAGCGCCTATACTCCCCGCTCCGTGACACGTCCTCCCCGACATCAGTGTCCAGCGACCACGTGACCGAGGATCCCGAGTACCAGGCCTTCGAGAGGGACGCGCTCCGAGCGATGGCGCAGAGCGGGAGGATAGTCCAGAACAACCCGCGCATGCGCCGCGACATCCAGTCCTCGCAGACCGACGACCAGTACCGCCAGCAACGCCAGAGGAACAACATGGCCGCCAAGATGAGCAGGGACAGGCGGAAGATGAGGGAGGTGAAACTCGGCATCCAGGTGGCCTACCTCACCAGGAAACTGGTGGAACTGCAGAACAGGCTCGCGGAACAGATGTACGACCAGCCTTATCTCACCGGCCCGAGTTATAGTGTCTACAAGAACTAG